One part of the Mya arenaria isolate MELC-2E11 chromosome 3, ASM2691426v1 genome encodes these proteins:
- the LOC128227887 gene encoding N-acetylglucosamine-6-phosphate deacetylase-like yields the protein MPSKKVEGCIYQFRNCHILSNHKLIREDLWVRNGKILNPEKLFFDEKAYADKQIDCQDNIIAPGYIDVQINGAFGVDFSDTDDIVGDVSKVAKGLLEFGVTSFCPTVITSPPEMYQKIVQYAKKTEGSLKGAGVLGLHLEGPFINTAKKGAHNAELIRDFKNGFQDVVAMYGDKLEGVAMVTLAPELERSSEVIQEFCRRGIKVSIGHSTADLVTGETAIKQGACMVTHLFNAMVSFHHRDPHLIGILTSNQLPTDRTLFYGLIADGIHTHPSALRIAHRVHPSGLVLVTDAIIAMGLPEGKYKFGNQNIEIHGKTATIAGTNILSGSIAKLDYCVRNLLKNTECGIELALECASLHPAQALGITDRKGTLDYGTDADFIILDPNLNVLATYIAGEKVWEGKTMKGQLQ from the exons ATGCCCAGCAAAAAAGTAGAAGGGTGTATATATCAGTTCCGAAACTGTCATATATTGTCAAATCACAAGCTTATACGAGAAGATCTGTGGGTTCGCAATGGGAAAATCTTGAATCCTGAGAAGTTGTTCTTCGATGAGAAGGCCTATGCTGATAAGCAAATTGACTGTCAAGACAACATAATAGCTCCAGGATACATTGATGTTCaaataaatg GTGCATTTGGGGTTGATTTTTCTGACACTGATGACATTGTTGGCGATGTCAGCAAGGTAGCGAAGGGCCTTCTGGAGTTTGGGGTGACTTCGTTCTGCCCAACAGTTATAACCAGCCCTCCAGAAATGTATCAGAAG ATAGTGCAATATGCAAAGAAAACTGAAGGGAGCCTAAAGGGTGCAGGAGTTTTAG gTTTACATCTTGAGGGTCCATTCATCAACACGGCAAAGAAAGGGGCCCACAATGCAGAATTAATCAGGGACTTTAAGAATGGTTTCCAGGATGTGGTCGCTATGTATGGGGACAAACTGGAAggtgttgccatggtaacactGGCCCCTGAGCTGGAAAGATCCTCCGAGGTGATTCAGGAGTTCTGTAGGCGAGGCATTAAGGTTTCTATAG GGCACAGTACAGCAGACCTGGTTACTGGGGAGACGGCCATTAAGCAGGGGGCTTGCATGGTCACACACCTCTTCAATGCCATGGTCTCT TTCCACCACCGTGATCCCCACCTGATAGGGATCTTGACAAGTAACCAGCTGCCGACAGATCGAACTCTGTTCTACGGCCTTATAGCAGACGGCATTCACACACACCCGTCTGCTCTCAGAATAGCACATCGTGTTCATCCCTcag GGCTGGTTCTAGTGACGGATGCTATAATAGCTATGGGCTTGCCAGAGGGCAAATACAAGTTTGGCAACCAGAATATTGAGATACATGGCAAGACAGCCACCATAGCTGGCACCAACATTCTCAGTGGGAG TATTGCAAAACTGGACTACTGCGTGAGAAACTTGCTAAAAAATACAG AGTGTGGAATTGAGCTGGCCCTGGAGTGTGCATCCCTCCATCCAGCTCAGGCCCTCGGGATCACGGACAGGAAGGGCACCCTCGATTACGGCACTGACGCAGACTTTATCATCCTTGACCCCAACCTTAATGTGCTGGCCACATACATAGCCGGGGAGAAGGTCTGGGAGGGGAAAACAATGAAAGGACAATTGCAATGA
- the LOC128227888 gene encoding protein phosphatase methylesterase 1-like, whose product MSLLHKQALKQRLGGGLPPMPPSGVGGAKKKGKAFGKQRDYSPVYWDNYFEHKHDVPVGENTFRVYECGSEGPVLLFLHGGGYSALSWAVLCGAVSHLVKCRCAAIDLRGHGDSVSTDDKTLSAEVLSSDVGAVVRELYGEEPPSIILVGHSMGGAIAVHVAVQSLIPSLAGLIVIDVVEGTALEALTSMQGFLKGRPKVFRSLEHAIEWCVRSGQVRNLESARVSMVGQVKRLDTNETASHELEYNHDHPDDNTDNQSGPQPKLLYAPENSNMIKEEDEEDEEGESEDHNLQPANQEQSQSSATPNESQQSSNTSSEQSHGQGQSPTSFKAPEAPGHQYTWRIDLSETERYWRGWFEGLSNKFLSCDVPKMLLLAGVDRLDKDLTIGQMQGKFQMQVLPRCGHAVHEDVPEQVAEALATFLTRYKMASATANFTSVFPGC is encoded by the exons ATGTCTCTTCTTCACAAACAGGCCTTAAAACAAAGATTAGGAGGTGGTCTGCCGCCAATGCCACCTTCAGGTGTTGG aggTGCCAAAAAGAAAGGAAAAGCTTTTGGAAAACAACGAGATTACTCACCAGTCTACTGGGACAATTACTTTGAGCATAAACATGATGTTCCAGTGGGAGAAAAC ACATTTCGTGTGTACGAGTGTGGAAGTGAGGGGCCGGTCTTGCTGTTCCTACATGGGGGAGGATACTCGGCTCTATCCTGGGCTGTGCTTTGC GGGGCAGTTTCCCATCTTGTGAAGTGTCGGTGTGCCGCCATTGACCTCAGAGGACATG GGGACAGTGTGTCAACAGATGACAAAACTTTGTCAGCAGAAGTATTGTCAAG TGATGTTGGTGCAGTTGTGAGGGAGCTGTATGGTGAAGAGCCGCCATCCATCATTCTGGTGGGACACAG CATGGGTGGAGCTATAGCTGTGCATGTAGCAGTTCAGAGCTTGATCCCGTCACTGGCGGGGCTGATTGTGATTGACGTGGTAGAGGGAACAGCACTCGAGGCCCTGACCAGCATGCAGGGATTTCTGAAGGGCCGCCCAAAAGTGTTCCGCTCACTCGAACATGCCATAGAGTGGTG TGTTAGGAGTGGTCAGGTGAGAAACCTGGAGTCGGCAAGAGTTTCAATGGTTGGTCAGGTAAAAAG GCTGGATACAAATGAGACCGCATCTCATGAGCTTGAATACAACCATGACCACCCAGATGATAACACAGATAACCAGAGTGGCCCCCAGCCTAAACTCTTGTATGCACCTGAAAACTCAAATATGATCAAGGAGGAAGATGAGGAGGACGAGGAAGGAGAATCAGAGGATCACAATTTACAACCAGCCAATCAGGAACAAAGTCAGAGTTCAGCTACACCCAATGAAAGCCAGCAATCTTCAAATACCTCTTCAGAACAATCTCATGGCCAAGGACAGTCGCCAACAAGCTTTAAAGCACCAGAG GCTCCTGGTCATCAGTATACGTGGCGTATAGACCTGAGTGAGACTGAGCGGTACTGGAGGGGATGGTTTGAAGGCCTTTCCAACAAGTTCCTCTCCTGTGATGTCCCCAAAATGCTGCTGCTTGCTG GTGTTGACAGATTAGACAAGGATCTGACAATTGGTCAAATGCAGG GTAAATTCCAGATGCAGGTATTACCCAGGTGTGGCCATGCCGTACACGAGGACGTACCTGAGCAG GTTGCTGAGGCCCTGGCAACATTtcttacaagatacaagatggCGTCTGCAACAGCTAACTTTACATC gGTATTCCCTGGCTGCTGA